TAAACAAAAATAGTCAAATTGAGCACATTTTAAAAAGGCAGTAAAATCATCACATATCTACTATTTGTGTATAGTTAATAATCTATTGGATTATTTTCAATACACAAATAGTAGATTATTTATTGTTTTTTATCTCCAGCTTGGGCGGGATCTGCCAAGCACATTTTTTGAAATGACTGCCGGCGAATTTCCGGAAACATCCGCCACCCATAACGCGCCTTCGGCAACTTCCGATGTCTCTGTCACAAAGGCAATTTTTTTGCTGTCCGGAGACCACACAGGGTCTTTCACGCCGTAAGAAGCGTCAAAGGTAATCTGCAACGGCACTGCATCGCCTTCTGCCATCTCATCATCATTCATATTCTGCTCGGTTTCTGTCATGCCCGGCCCTGTACCGTCAGGATACATTATAAATATTGCGTTTGAATAATTAATGTCCGCCGCGGTATACGCTATATACGCGCCGTCAGGAGACCATACAGGCCTGTATCCGGGCGCCAGATATGTTTCACCAGTGCCGTCAGAGTTCATCATAAATATTCCGGTATTGTCAAATCGGTTATAATCCATTTCCTTTTTTTCCATGTAATAAACCACTTTGGTGCCGTCAGGCGAGAAATTTCCGTCAATGCGGGTCTGCTCGCATCCGCCAAATATCTTTTCCCCGCTGCCGTCGGTATTAACCAGGTACATACACTCCGGATTATTATCTTTATCATCTGTGTTAATTTTATTATAAAGTATGTATTTCCCGTCGGCGCTCCATTCAGGAACATATTGATAATCATCGTGATGCGCGCATCCGGAAACTATCTTTTTTAAACCCTTGCCATTTTTGTTAATTACATAAATAGAAGTTACATGATCGGAAGACCTGTCCAGAAACGCAATGCGCTGTCCGTCAGGCGACCACGAAGCAAGCTCCGCGTCGTTTTCTGTTGCCGCAATCTGCCGGATTTTACTTCCGTCGCTGTTCATTATATATAAACGGTTTTTATAATCCTCTCCCGCTGACGAAAACACCACAGTTTTTCCGTCAGGCGACACCGCGGGATAATTGTCGCTGCGCACGCCTGTTGTAAGGCGTTTTTTAACACTGCCATCCGGCGATACAGCATAAATAAAAGTCCCGTTGCCGTCCCCTTCAACCCCCGCGTACACAATAAAACCTTTAAGGTTATTTACATCTCCCTTTAAAACTTCTTTTATCTGCGTACATCCTGTAAAAACCACCGTTATTAAAATAGCTGAAATTAATAACCATGTTTTTTTCATATTATAACCGCCTTTTTACTTTGTTTGATTTGCAGAAACGATTATACCATTTAACAGAATGACAGGAAAAGTAGAAAAATGGCAACTCGTCAACTCGGAGGGTCGGCAAAACAGATAAAAAAGAACTTACAAACAATGCGGGCTGAAGACCCGCAGCTGCCACGGCGAAATAATAAAAACATTAAATACAGTTTATTCTTCCGGATTTTATTAGCCGAGTGCAAATTTAGTTTGCCATCGCAAATTTGCACCAAAGTGCTTTTGACATATTAATTCTCCTGTTATTGTAACCACCGCGGGATGAAGACCGATGGCTGCCACTACAAAGTAACAATAACATTAAATACGATTTGGTATTGTGCTTCGCCTCACGGCTATAAATAAAAACGAGGCGTATCATGATACGCCTCTACATTATAAACACTAAACCCAAACAAACCTTTAAGCTACCCGCCCTAAAGGGCGCGGCTACCAAGACAAACAACACAACAACCAATTAAGCAAAAAGCAGTTAAGCAGAAGCGGAGTAATAAGGACATGCACCAATCAGGCATTGAAGATGCGCAATAAAAGATAAACCGAAGACGCAAAGATATGATATATTATATTTCCCCACAAATAAAACAGCGGCAAAGGGAGGCAGTGAAGCAGGAGAAGCTTTCCCTTTGCCGCTTAATTTTTCTAATAACTAACCTATTGCCTTACTTCCTCTTTCTTCCGTCCTTATCCTCACGCACTCTTCCAGCGGAAGAATAAATATCTTTCCGTCGCCTGTCTCGCCTGTCTTGGCGCCCGCAACTATCGCTTCAACAGCCGGTTCCACAAATTTATCATTTACCGCAATTTCCAGGCGCAGCTTGCGCAGAAGGTTTCCTGTTTCCCTTATTCCGCGGTAAACTTCGTTTACGCCCATCTGCCTGCCGTGCCCAAGCACTTCGCTTACAGTCATAAGATTTATGTCTTTTTTGTAAAGCGCCTGCTTAACTTCTTCCAGCCTGTACGGCTGAATTATCGCTATTATCAGTTTCATATCATCCTCCTTTTATTATTCAATCAGTGTGTATGCCCTTTCATTGTGCTCGGACAGGTCAACCCCGATATTTTCGTCTTTCTCTTTTATCCTTACACCCATGGTTAAATCTATTAACTTGAAGATTATAAACGTTCCCACAAAACTGTATGCCATTGTCGCGACAACCGAAATAAGCTGAATCATAAACTGTTTCGGATTGCCGAACATTGTGCCTGTACCAAGCGCGTTAACAGCCGGATTTGCAAGTACACCTGTTAAAAGCGCGCCTACCATTCCGCCCACGCCGTGAACTCCAAACGCGTCAAGCGAATCGTCATACTTGAATATCCCTTTTACTATGCTGACGGCTACAAAACAAACTCCGGCTACTGCAACACCTATAAGAATCGCGCCGGTAACATCCACAAAACCCGAAGCAGGGGTTATTGCCACAAGCCCTGCCACAGCGCCCGATACCGTGCCAAGCACTGTCGGTTTGCCGCTGTAGAACCATTCTATTACCGCCCATGTTAAAGCCGCTGCAGCCGCCGCTGTGTTTGTAACCACAAAAGCGTTTGCCGCAAGGCCGTTAGCACCAAGCGCGGAACCCGCGTTAAATCCGAACCAGCCAAACCATAAAAGCCCCGCGCCAAGCACCGTAAAAGGCATGTTGTGAGGTATTGGCCCAAGTGTGCCGGTATTTTTTCTTTTTCCTATTACAAGAGCTGTAACCAAAGCCGCGATACCCGCGTTAATGTGAACA
The nucleotide sequence above comes from Candidatus Goldiibacteriota bacterium HGW-Goldbacteria-1. Encoded proteins:
- a CDS encoding ammonia channel protein, translating into MKKLTGLIAAMFGLFSIPAFAEEAVPAISAGDTAWVLMSAALVMLMTPALGFFYGGMVRKKNVLSVLMKAFITLAVISLQWVIIGYSLSFGEGGKFIGGFQHFMLNGVGQEGSNYASNIPGLAFMIFQAMFAIITPALIFGAFVERIKFSSFLVFTVLWSTFIYDPVCHWVWGKGGWLGAMGALDFAGGTVVHINAGIAALVTALVIGKRKNTGTLGPIPHNMPFTVLGAGLLWFGWFGFNAGSALGANGLAANAFVVTNTAAAAAALTWAVIEWFYSGKPTVLGTVSGAVAGLVAITPASGFVDVTGAILIGVAVAGVCFVAVSIVKGIFKYDDSLDAFGVHGVGGMVGALLTGVLANPAVNALGTGTMFGNPKQFMIQLISVVATMAYSFVGTFIIFKLIDLTMGVRIKEKDENIGVDLSEHNERAYTLIE
- a CDS encoding transcriptional regulator — encoded protein: MKLIIAIIQPYRLEEVKQALYKKDINLMTVSEVLGHGRQMGVNEVYRGIRETGNLLRKLRLEIAVNDKFVEPAVEAIVAGAKTGETGDGKIFILPLEECVRIRTEERGSKAIG